From Pandoraea norimbergensis, the proteins below share one genomic window:
- a CDS encoding DUF1345 domain-containing protein: MNAKLFPHLVRFHPRLLIAIAIGVLVGIFVQGHFSPVTRTLIGWNAGAWSYLAMIWFMMVTAPKRSIERFAEQEDQSAVIVLTVVCLSALASVVAIVHELANAKSGVPHQASEHVLFAAATLIAGWFLVPTIYTLHYARLYFTDTESPYALVWPDRDCDPDYWDFLYFSFTIAVASQTADIGLSSRRMRRATLAQAILSFFFNLAVLGLSINIGASLLS, encoded by the coding sequence ATGAACGCCAAGCTCTTTCCGCATCTGGTTCGCTTCCACCCCCGGCTGCTCATCGCTATTGCTATCGGCGTGCTGGTCGGCATCTTCGTGCAGGGGCATTTCAGCCCGGTCACGCGCACGTTGATTGGCTGGAACGCGGGCGCGTGGTCGTATCTGGCGATGATCTGGTTCATGATGGTCACCGCGCCCAAGCGCAGCATCGAGCGCTTTGCCGAACAAGAAGATCAGAGCGCGGTGATCGTGCTCACGGTGGTCTGCCTGTCGGCGCTGGCAAGTGTGGTGGCGATCGTGCATGAACTGGCGAACGCCAAGAGTGGCGTGCCGCATCAGGCGTCGGAACACGTGCTGTTTGCCGCCGCGACACTCATCGCCGGCTGGTTTCTCGTGCCGACGATCTACACGCTGCATTACGCCCGCCTGTACTTCACCGATACCGAATCGCCTTACGCCTTGGTCTGGCCCGATCGCGACTGCGACCCGGACTACTGGGACTTCCTGTATTTCTCGTTCACCATTGCCGTCGCCTCGCAAACCGCCGACATCGGTCTCTCCTCGCGCCGCATGCGTCGCGCCACGCTCGCGCAGGCCATCCTCTCGTTCTTCTTCAATCTTGCCGTCCTGGGCCTGTCGATCAATATCGGGGCCAGCTTGCTCAGTTGA
- a CDS encoding cytochrome b has translation MLLHWAVALLMLGNVAIGQTIALLSDATLEKIDVRFWIDLHKSIGITVLGLAILRILWRVTHRPPALSHVFASWERASAHLVHWLLYVLIFALPLSGWAHDSAWVAASTHPLVLFGTFPFPRMGFLMAMSDASKDYWHGVLGNVHTYCAYSLYVLLALHVGGALKHQWIDRHSVLNRMLP, from the coding sequence ATGTTGCTGCACTGGGCGGTGGCGTTGCTGATGCTCGGTAACGTCGCTATCGGCCAGACCATCGCGTTGCTCTCCGATGCCACGCTCGAAAAGATCGACGTGCGCTTCTGGATCGATCTGCACAAGTCCATCGGCATCACCGTATTGGGTCTGGCCATTCTGCGCATTCTGTGGCGTGTGACGCACCGGCCGCCTGCGCTCTCGCACGTCTTCGCGTCGTGGGAGCGTGCGAGCGCCCATCTGGTGCACTGGCTGCTCTACGTGCTGATCTTCGCGTTGCCGCTCTCAGGCTGGGCGCACGATTCGGCTTGGGTGGCTGCGTCGACACACCCGCTGGTGCTCTTCGGCACGTTCCCGTTCCCGCGCATGGGCTTTCTGATGGCGATGAGCGACGCTAGCAAGGATTACTGGCATGGCGTGCTTGGCAATGTGCACACGTACTGCGCCTATTCGTTGTATGTCTTGCTCGCGCTGCACGTCGGCGGTGCGCTCAAGCACCAATGGATCGACCGACACTCGGTCCTGAACCGGATGCTGCCATGA
- a CDS encoding CPBP family intramembrane glutamic endopeptidase: MHRLSRFLLCVALATLGFPSFTPLFAAPASGNALPDQDAMTRQVDAASLAKYREIVATLDASARARPADSALALARCQFIQNYAWSEDSHWTEQAQADLKSCRQTLKDKFSNAPEVALYLLQGVYGKEAVEQGMALLPNARQWPPQDRARLHAALANAYEAVQDKRNAGIQAVDAAELSPETPVLLIAVRHLAMTGDKRQAKRLLMDAPAPKVPWMASGRINTAHDVLPGTTARDLLVRMQEAGLKIDPYTSARAYLQAGDVASAQRALSESKPGGPETTQLRALRLSVGLAARDGRAAAAAIQSSLEHDTGNRWQLARSYAVLLMIDPGAAMRPVFATLLLTLLATGVCIVLAPGLLMFPAHYVGTVRARKGRPPAAIFERIGLRHAWYALAVFCFASWVVPALVIGQIAPPPAVLGTGTGVPPPQPTLAIAHFITLGVIALALARMVWRFGWRQWLGSGPWKARWFIWPAVLLVFAALSAWVFARHAFPTAPQTVNDFIVRSATQLGGPGLALLLIAVVVPFVEEFVFRGCLLGGLTRHMSFVAANVWQALIFASVHVDAKHFLFFFVFGLTTGWLAKKTHGLSASITMHAINNTIFVLMVLARG, encoded by the coding sequence GTGCATCGCTTGTCTCGCTTTCTTCTTTGCGTGGCATTGGCCACCCTCGGCTTTCCCTCGTTCACCCCTTTGTTTGCTGCGCCAGCCTCGGGCAATGCGCTGCCGGATCAGGACGCCATGACCCGGCAGGTCGACGCCGCTTCGCTCGCCAAGTATCGCGAGATCGTCGCCACGCTCGATGCCTCGGCTCGCGCCCGCCCCGCAGACTCGGCGCTCGCGTTGGCGCGCTGTCAGTTCATCCAGAACTACGCGTGGTCCGAGGACTCGCACTGGACCGAGCAGGCGCAGGCGGACCTCAAGTCCTGCCGGCAAACGCTGAAAGACAAATTCAGCAACGCGCCGGAAGTGGCGCTGTATCTGCTGCAAGGTGTCTACGGCAAAGAGGCCGTCGAGCAAGGCATGGCGCTTCTGCCCAACGCCAGACAATGGCCGCCGCAGGATCGCGCCCGCCTGCACGCCGCGCTCGCCAACGCCTACGAAGCCGTTCAGGACAAGCGCAACGCGGGTATACAGGCCGTCGACGCCGCCGAGTTATCACCGGAAACGCCCGTGCTGTTGATCGCCGTGCGCCACCTCGCCATGACCGGCGACAAGCGACAGGCGAAGCGTTTGTTGATGGACGCCCCGGCGCCGAAGGTGCCTTGGATGGCCAGCGGGCGCATCAACACGGCCCACGATGTGCTGCCGGGCACGACCGCCCGCGATCTGCTGGTTCGCATGCAGGAAGCCGGCCTCAAAATCGATCCTTATACGAGCGCGCGTGCCTACCTTCAGGCGGGTGACGTCGCCAGCGCCCAACGTGCGCTGTCCGAATCCAAACCCGGCGGCCCCGAGACAACGCAACTCCGTGCGCTGCGCCTCTCGGTCGGCCTCGCCGCCCGTGACGGCCGTGCGGCAGCGGCGGCGATTCAGTCCTCGCTCGAACACGACACCGGCAACCGCTGGCAACTCGCACGCTCGTATGCCGTCCTGCTGATGATCGATCCGGGCGCCGCCATGCGTCCGGTCTTCGCGACGCTGCTGTTGACGCTGTTGGCCACCGGTGTTTGCATCGTGTTGGCGCCGGGCCTTCTGATGTTCCCGGCCCACTACGTCGGCACGGTAAGGGCGCGCAAGGGCCGTCCGCCCGCGGCGATCTTCGAGCGCATCGGCTTGCGCCACGCGTGGTATGCACTGGCCGTGTTCTGCTTCGCCTCGTGGGTGGTTCCCGCCCTCGTCATCGGACAGATCGCGCCACCGCCCGCCGTTTTGGGCACGGGCACCGGCGTGCCGCCCCCGCAACCGACGCTGGCCATCGCTCACTTCATCACGCTCGGCGTCATCGCGCTGGCACTGGCGCGTATGGTCTGGCGCTTCGGCTGGCGTCAGTGGCTCGGCTCAGGTCCATGGAAAGCGCGTTGGTTCATCTGGCCAGCCGTGCTGCTTGTCTTCGCCGCGCTCAGCGCATGGGTGTTCGCACGCCACGCGTTCCCCACAGCCCCCCAAACCGTGAACGATTTCATCGTGCGCAGTGCAACGCAGTTGGGCGGCCCCGGGCTGGCGTTGCTGCTGATCGCGGTGGTGGTGCCCTTCGTCGAAGAGTTCGTCTTCCGCGGATGCCTGCTCGGCGGCCTGACCCGCCATATGAGCTTCGTTGCAGCCAACGTCTGGCAGGCACTCATCTTCGCGTCCGTTCACGTTGATGCGAAGCATTTCCTGTTCTTCTTTGTGTTCGGCCTCACGACCGGATGGCTCGCGAAGAAGACCCACGGCCTGAGCGCGTCCATTACGATGCACGCCATCAACAACACGATTTTCGTTTTGATGGTGCTCGCCCGGGGATAG
- a CDS encoding LysR substrate-binding domain-containing protein encodes MRLGVPSLSALQAFEASARHQNFAQAAQELALTHGAVCKRVNELEGHLGVALFERVKQRLVLTPAGAEYAKRIRVHLDQIRRDTLDVVQQGRETELEIAVGVTFAAQWLIPRLDDFYASTRDVRLHIIGRDQPVFFDDSAFDATIYFSTRLWPGMPGTALITDDTLMLVAAPRLLAGRSLLSNDEIAALSWICVRDLPRAWDDWLATQDAAQLKPQRSAQRYDMFIMAINAAVAGLGVALLPRVLIERELASGTLVQAHAHTLANPQTIYFSYPAQRRDWAPLQQFDAWLRRAVDDYRAARSGLSRSTCS; translated from the coding sequence ATGCGTCTGGGTGTGCCCAGCCTCTCGGCGTTGCAGGCTTTCGAGGCCAGTGCCCGACATCAGAATTTTGCGCAGGCCGCGCAGGAACTCGCCCTCACGCACGGGGCGGTTTGCAAGCGTGTGAACGAGCTGGAAGGACACTTGGGCGTGGCGCTGTTCGAGCGCGTGAAGCAGCGTTTGGTGCTCACACCAGCCGGGGCCGAGTACGCGAAACGCATCCGCGTGCATCTTGACCAGATTCGCCGCGATACGCTCGACGTGGTGCAACAGGGCCGCGAAACCGAACTGGAAATTGCGGTTGGTGTGACGTTCGCTGCGCAGTGGCTGATTCCCCGGCTGGACGACTTTTACGCGAGCACGCGCGACGTGCGGCTGCATATCATCGGGCGCGACCAGCCGGTGTTCTTCGACGACTCCGCCTTCGACGCCACGATCTACTTCAGCACGCGTTTATGGCCGGGCATGCCCGGCACGGCACTCATTACCGACGACACACTGATGCTGGTCGCCGCGCCTCGATTACTGGCAGGGCGATCGTTGCTATCGAACGACGAAATTGCGGCGCTGTCGTGGATTTGTGTGCGTGATCTGCCGCGCGCGTGGGACGACTGGCTGGCCACGCAAGACGCCGCGCAGTTGAAGCCCCAGCGCAGTGCGCAGCGCTACGACATGTTCATCATGGCGATCAACGCTGCCGTGGCGGGTCTGGGTGTGGCGCTGTTGCCGCGCGTGCTGATCGAGCGCGAACTGGCGAGCGGCACGCTGGTGCAGGCGCATGCGCACACACTCGCCAACCCGCAGACCATCTATTTCTCGTATCCCGCGCAACGGCGCGACTGGGCGCCGTTGCAGCAGTTCGACGCATGGCTGCGCCGTGCGGTTGACGACTATCGCGCGGCCAGATCGGGGCTTTCGCGCAGCACCTGCTCGTAG
- a CDS encoding class II aldolase/adducin family protein translates to MPLPPPLPPLPPLPPLPPLPHETSAARATPDASDAFAIPTPLGAPLPKPRVFDNVADARADRKLRLAVAFRIFARFGLAEGIAGHITVRDPEFHDRFWVNRYAQHFSSIHPDDLILVDEAGRLHEGDGPVNAAAMAIHAGIHATLPHVEAAAHTHTTHGRAFSARTRPLAPINQEACLFYDDHVLFRGDVLVLGADEGRRIAETMGHKRAAVLLNHGLLTVGSSVDAAAYRFLAMERCAQVQLLAEAAGPLEVLTETEAREVHRLLGSDYVAWLGFQGLYEQVLRESPDLAAR, encoded by the coding sequence ATGCCTTTGCCGCCCCCCTTGCCGCCTTTGCCGCCTTTGCCGCCTTTGCCGCCTTTGCCGCACGAGACGTCAGCCGCTCGCGCGACGCCCGATGCCTCTGACGCCTTCGCCATCCCCACGCCACTCGGCGCACCGCTACCCAAACCGCGCGTCTTCGATAACGTTGCCGACGCACGCGCCGATCGCAAGTTGCGACTGGCGGTGGCGTTCCGGATCTTCGCGCGCTTCGGGCTCGCGGAAGGCATTGCCGGGCACATCACCGTGCGCGATCCCGAGTTTCACGACCGGTTCTGGGTCAATCGCTACGCGCAGCACTTTTCATCGATTCATCCCGACGATCTGATTCTTGTGGACGAAGCGGGCCGCCTTCACGAAGGCGATGGTCCCGTGAATGCCGCGGCGATGGCGATTCACGCCGGCATCCACGCCACCCTGCCCCACGTCGAAGCCGCGGCGCACACGCACACCACGCACGGACGCGCGTTTTCCGCGCGCACGCGCCCGCTCGCCCCGATCAATCAGGAAGCCTGCCTGTTCTACGACGACCACGTGCTCTTTCGCGGCGACGTGCTCGTGCTGGGGGCCGACGAGGGCCGCCGCATCGCCGAGACCATGGGACACAAACGTGCGGCGGTGCTGCTCAACCACGGGCTGCTCACGGTCGGCTCGTCGGTCGATGCGGCCGCGTATCGCTTTCTCGCCATGGAGCGCTGTGCGCAGGTGCAGTTGCTGGCGGAAGCCGCCGGGCCGCTGGAAGTGTTGACCGAGACCGAGGCGCGCGAAGTGCATCGCCTGCTCGGTTCGGATTACGTCGCGTGGCTCGGCTTTCAGGGGCTCTACGAGCAGGTGCTGCGCGAAAGCCCCGATCTGGCCGCGCGATAG
- a CDS encoding MFS transporter codes for MSTLTQSLKSGNWRALVACFLYFDTGFTVWVMLGPLAPFIGKDIAMTPAQTGFLVAVPVLGAAILRVTLGNLYQAFDGRKIALMGLTLSAIPSVVLLLMPGTPSYTLLLVLGVFLGIGGASFAVALPMAGSNYPPKVQGLVLGLAAAGNIGAVLDGFMFPGLAEQFGWARAAGAALPLLALAALALVFWAKDQGVKSGSAPRAFTSFFITVFGLVALVLCVHAGAFGEGKAGVLLLPVLGALLAIAVLPRHYRGVLGERDTWVIMLVYSITFGGFVGMSSYVSTLLIALYGMQRIEAGLFMALLAFLGALVRPIGGLVADKISGVRALVLLLAAISICDFVFAAWMPPQGAGIALLVVMYLCFGLGNGATFQLVPQRWQGKTGLMSGIIGAAGGIGGFYLPVIMGMAKESTGSYQMGFATFGALAGVAFVLVVVLRTHWMSWALPKEVPGGAVLAGGVAHVE; via the coding sequence ATGAGCACGCTCACGCAATCGTTGAAAAGTGGCAACTGGCGCGCGCTGGTTGCGTGTTTTCTTTACTTCGACACGGGCTTTACCGTCTGGGTGATGCTCGGCCCGCTGGCCCCGTTCATCGGCAAAGACATCGCGATGACACCGGCGCAGACCGGCTTTCTCGTGGCCGTGCCGGTGCTTGGCGCGGCGATTCTGCGCGTGACACTGGGCAATCTCTATCAGGCCTTCGACGGCCGCAAGATCGCGTTGATGGGGCTCACGCTGTCGGCAATTCCGTCGGTGGTGCTGTTGCTCATGCCGGGTACGCCGTCGTACACGTTGCTGCTCGTGTTGGGCGTGTTCCTCGGTATCGGCGGCGCGAGCTTCGCGGTGGCCTTGCCGATGGCGGGCAGCAACTATCCGCCGAAGGTGCAGGGCCTCGTGCTCGGGCTGGCGGCGGCCGGCAATATCGGCGCGGTGCTCGACGGCTTCATGTTCCCGGGGCTTGCCGAACAGTTCGGCTGGGCTCGTGCCGCAGGCGCTGCACTGCCGCTGCTGGCGCTTGCCGCGCTCGCGCTCGTGTTCTGGGCCAAGGATCAGGGCGTGAAGTCGGGCAGTGCGCCGCGCGCGTTCACGAGCTTCTTCATTACGGTGTTCGGTCTCGTGGCACTGGTGTTGTGCGTGCATGCCGGTGCGTTTGGCGAAGGCAAGGCGGGCGTGCTGCTGCTGCCGGTGCTCGGTGCGTTGCTCGCCATCGCCGTGTTGCCGCGCCACTATCGTGGCGTGCTGGGTGAGCGCGATACGTGGGTCATCATGCTGGTCTACAGCATCACGTTCGGCGGCTTCGTCGGTATGTCGTCGTACGTGAGCACGCTGCTCATCGCGCTGTACGGCATGCAACGCATCGAGGCCGGCTTGTTCATGGCGTTGCTCGCGTTCCTCGGCGCGTTGGTGCGCCCGATCGGCGGGCTGGTCGCCGACAAGATTTCGGGCGTGCGTGCGCTGGTGCTGCTGCTTGCCGCGATTTCGATCTGCGACTTCGTGTTTGCCGCGTGGATGCCGCCGCAAGGCGCCGGTATTGCACTGCTGGTGGTGATGTACCTGTGCTTCGGGCTGGGCAACGGTGCGACGTTCCAGTTGGTGCCGCAGCGCTGGCAAGGCAAGACCGGCCTGATGTCGGGCATCATCGGCGCGGCCGGTGGTATCGGCGGCTTTTATCTGCCGGTGATCATGGGCATGGCGAAGGAGTCGACGGGCAGCTATCAGATGGGTTTTGCCACGTTCGGTGCACTGGCGGGCGTGGCGTTCGTGCTGGTGGTCGTCTTGCGCACGCACTGGATGTCGTGGGCGTTGCCCAAGGAAGTGCCGGGCGGGGCGGTGTTGGCGGGCGGTGTCGCGCACGTCGAATAA
- a CDS encoding isocitrate lyase/PEP mutase family protein, whose product MPRSTAEKRAAFRELHIAGCFVIPNPWDAGSARYLEHAGFQAIASTSSGFAWSTGHPDNAVTRDTVLAHLKSLVAATDLPVNADFESGFGSTPEEVAESVKLAVATGVAGLSIEDSTGDANAPLFPIDEAVKRIKAARRAIDETGGDTLLVGRAENFFAGVPDLDDAIARLKAYAEAGADCLYAPGIQTPEQIRAVVAAVAPKPVNVLIGANSPLTLEDMRSLGVRRVSVGGALARTAWGSFMSAATALAEGRFDGFNGAASGATLNGLFGK is encoded by the coding sequence ATGCCACGCAGCACCGCCGAAAAACGCGCCGCTTTCCGTGAACTGCATATTGCCGGTTGTTTTGTGATCCCCAACCCGTGGGATGCCGGCAGCGCCCGCTATCTCGAACATGCCGGTTTTCAGGCCATCGCGTCGACCAGCTCGGGCTTCGCATGGTCGACCGGCCATCCCGACAATGCCGTGACGCGCGACACCGTCCTCGCCCATCTGAAGTCGCTCGTGGCGGCCACCGACCTGCCGGTCAATGCCGACTTCGAAAGCGGCTTCGGCAGCACACCTGAAGAGGTCGCCGAAAGCGTGAAGCTCGCGGTGGCGACCGGCGTCGCCGGCCTGTCCATCGAAGACTCGACGGGCGACGCCAACGCGCCGCTGTTCCCGATCGACGAGGCAGTCAAGCGTATCAAGGCGGCGCGCCGTGCCATTGACGAGACCGGTGGCGACACGCTGCTCGTGGGCCGCGCGGAGAACTTCTTCGCCGGGGTGCCCGATCTCGACGATGCCATTGCCCGTCTCAAGGCTTACGCCGAAGCCGGGGCCGACTGCCTCTACGCACCGGGCATCCAGACACCGGAACAGATCCGCGCGGTGGTGGCCGCGGTCGCACCGAAGCCGGTCAACGTGCTGATCGGCGCCAACTCGCCGCTGACGCTGGAAGACATGCGCAGCCTCGGTGTACGACGGGTGAGCGTGGGCGGCGCACTGGCTCGCACGGCATGGGGCAGTTTCATGAGTGCCGCGACGGCGCTCGCCGAAGGCCGTTTCGACGGCTTCAACGGCGCAGCGAGCGGGGCCACGCTCAACGGGCTGTTCGGCAAGTAA
- a CDS encoding glycosyltransferase family 2 protein: protein MSVTTTRLDAARELHSPRFTLPATPLASWLVHGTVAVLWCLLFAQAFVLKGVFAWGTGVAYVAYDTVLLAFVFWKAWRLMRPDPEGTSTSLARTDGQSASAKTTALTMGVVVAAHNEAAALPVTLQALMSQQRVPDLIVIADDGSRDGTAALLVEHYGLSDPGEGALSPPSLTYPNLRWLRVPHGGKARALNAALVGVDTDIVMTVDADTLLDAGACAAMHDAFVRRSNLVAATGVLTPVCGHTVGARVLQFFQTYEYIRNFISRFAWMRADGLLLISGAFACFRREAVLAVGGFDPACLVEDYELIHRLRRYSVTHGLGWDVRVIGGAQALTDAPGTLTSFLRQRRRWFAGFLQTQYWYRDMVGNGRYGNLGRLMLPVKAFDTLQPIYGLTAFALLVTFVCEGHYGVVLPVSGIILGKIVLDLGFHLWSVHAYRRWTGHRTGTSLGLAFVAAVLEPFSFQLMRHAGAALGWGHFLTGRQHWGVQVRRGILSGERGASVPRDS from the coding sequence ATGAGCGTGACGACGACCCGGCTCGATGCCGCGCGCGAGCTGCACTCGCCGCGTTTCACATTGCCCGCGACGCCGTTGGCGAGTTGGCTGGTCCATGGCACGGTCGCTGTGCTCTGGTGTTTGCTGTTCGCGCAGGCGTTCGTGCTGAAAGGCGTGTTTGCTTGGGGCACGGGCGTGGCCTATGTGGCCTATGACACCGTGCTGCTGGCGTTCGTGTTCTGGAAAGCATGGCGATTGATGCGGCCGGATCCCGAAGGCACCTCGACTTCGCTGGCGCGTACTGATGGTCAATCCGCCAGCGCGAAAACCACGGCGCTCACGATGGGTGTGGTGGTTGCCGCGCACAACGAAGCCGCGGCACTGCCGGTCACGTTGCAAGCGCTCATGTCGCAGCAACGCGTGCCTGATCTGATCGTCATTGCCGACGATGGCTCGCGAGACGGTACGGCGGCGCTGCTGGTCGAACACTACGGGTTGTCGGATCCGGGCGAAGGGGCGTTGAGCCCACCGAGTCTGACGTATCCGAACCTGCGCTGGCTGCGCGTGCCGCATGGCGGCAAGGCGCGCGCACTCAATGCGGCGTTGGTCGGTGTGGACACCGATATCGTGATGACCGTCGATGCGGACACGCTGCTCGATGCCGGGGCGTGCGCCGCCATGCACGACGCGTTTGTCCGTCGTTCGAACCTTGTTGCGGCGACCGGCGTGTTGACGCCCGTGTGCGGCCATACGGTCGGCGCGCGCGTGTTGCAGTTCTTCCAGACGTACGAATACATCCGCAATTTCATTTCGCGCTTTGCGTGGATGCGCGCCGATGGTCTGTTGCTGATCTCGGGGGCGTTTGCGTGCTTCCGCCGCGAGGCCGTGCTTGCTGTGGGCGGCTTCGATCCGGCGTGTCTGGTCGAAGACTATGAGCTGATTCACCGCCTGCGCCGCTATTCGGTCACGCATGGACTGGGTTGGGACGTTCGCGTGATTGGCGGTGCACAGGCGCTGACCGATGCACCCGGCACGCTCACGAGCTTTCTGCGTCAGCGGCGCCGCTGGTTTGCCGGTTTCCTGCAAACGCAGTACTGGTATCGCGACATGGTGGGCAATGGGCGCTACGGCAATCTTGGGCGGTTGATGTTGCCGGTGAAGGCGTTCGATACCCTGCAACCGATCTATGGCCTCACCGCGTTCGCGTTGCTCGTCACGTTCGTCTGCGAGGGACATTACGGCGTGGTGCTACCGGTGTCGGGCATCATTCTGGGCAAGATCGTTCTCGATCTGGGCTTCCATCTGTGGTCGGTGCATGCGTACCGTCGATGGACGGGGCACCGCACCGGCACGAGCCTCGGTCTGGCGTTCGTCGCCGCGGTCCTTGAGCCGTTCTCGTTCCAGTTGATGCGCCATGCGGGCGCGGCGCTGGGCTGGGGGCACTTCCTCACCGGGCGGCAACATTGGGGGGTACAGGTGCGACGCGGTATTCTCTCGGGTGAGCGCGGGGCATCAGTCCCTCGCGACAGTTGA